In bacterium 336/3, the following proteins share a genomic window:
- a CDS encoding magnesium transporter yields the protein MSEILSKEYLQLVQEAFEHNNTAIIQEQVQELHYADIAALVYELEDDQADFLLRNLETEIASEVISELAEEVRNNFFKNLPYQKLAEYIDLMDSDDAVDILKEQPIQIREQVIATLKDREKAKDIIYLLPYDEDTAGGLMAKEIIKANINWNVKQCIEEIRRQAEKVEKIYSIYVVDNSGVLKGRVSLKKIILSADDTLIADIYEDEELIFVETYKDQEEVVSLMRKYDLESIPVVNVQGKLLGRITIDDVVDVMQEQAEAERQAMSGLSGDVEEDDTIWTSVKARLPWLVVGMIGGMLAASVTNMLGQPVILLVSVLANFTTLIAGTGGNVGVQSSSIILQSLANKSVFELGTFERLFKVLIIAIFNGLILSLFVLGVCLLFGYDSKVAIVVAIALFSVILLASLMGTITPLVLDRFGINPALAAGPFITTANDLIGLTVYFLIARLIYQI from the coding sequence ATGTCCGAAATCCTTAGCAAAGAGTACCTACAATTAGTTCAAGAAGCTTTTGAACACAATAATACTGCTATTATCCAAGAACAAGTGCAAGAGTTGCACTATGCAGATATTGCTGCCTTGGTATACGAATTGGAAGATGATCAAGCTGATTTCTTATTAAGAAATTTAGAAACAGAAATTGCTTCAGAGGTAATCAGTGAATTGGCTGAAGAAGTAAGAAATAATTTTTTCAAAAATCTTCCTTATCAAAAATTAGCTGAATATATAGATTTGATGGACTCAGATGATGCTGTAGATATTTTAAAAGAGCAGCCCATACAAATACGAGAACAAGTCATTGCTACCCTGAAAGATAGAGAGAAGGCAAAAGATATTATTTATCTATTGCCTTATGACGAAGATACAGCAGGCGGACTCATGGCAAAAGAAATTATCAAAGCCAATATCAATTGGAATGTCAAACAATGTATTGAAGAAATACGCAGACAAGCAGAAAAAGTAGAAAAGATATATTCTATTTATGTAGTGGATAATAGTGGCGTTTTGAAAGGTAGAGTATCCTTGAAAAAAATCATTTTGAGTGCTGATGATACCCTTATTGCAGATATTTATGAAGATGAAGAACTTATTTTTGTAGAAACTTACAAAGACCAAGAAGAAGTAGTGAGTTTGATGCGAAAGTATGATTTAGAAAGCATCCCTGTTGTAAATGTACAAGGAAAACTCCTTGGAAGAATCACGATTGATGATGTGGTAGATGTAATGCAAGAACAAGCTGAAGCTGAAAGGCAAGCTATGTCAGGGCTTTCAGGAGATGTAGAAGAAGATGATACCATTTGGACATCTGTAAAAGCTCGCTTACCTTGGCTTGTAGTAGGTATGATTGGTGGAATGCTTGCAGCATCTGTAACTAATATGCTTGGGCAGCCTGTTATTCTACTGGTTTCTGTTTTAGCAAATTTTACAACACTTATTGCAGGTACAGGTGGTAATGTAGGTGTACAATCTTCTTCTATTATTTTACAAAGTTTGGCAAATAAATCTGTTTTTGAGCTGGGAACTTTTGAAAGACTTTTCAAAGTTTTAATTATTGCCATTTTTAATGGTTTGATTTTGAGTTTGTTTGTCTTAGGAGTTTGTTTGCTTTTTGGTTATGATAGCAAAGTCGCAATTGTGGTTGCGATTGCCTTATTTTCTGTAATACTATTGGCTTCACTAATGGGGACAATTACACCTTTGGTTTTAGATAGATTTGGCATCAACCCAGCTTTGGCAGCAGGTCCTTTTATCACAACAGCAAACGATTTGATTGGACTAACTGTATATTTCTTAATTGCTAGACTTATATATCAAATCTAA
- a CDS encoding peptidase M3 encodes MNNPLLENWNTPFQTVPFDKIKNEHFVPALQYAIQEGKKEIENIANSSETPTFENTIVALDNSAMLVGRVAVIMSNLNSAETNPELQKITKETSPMLSEFENDVILNEKLFKRIKQVYDNKANLKLDNESSMLLEKTYKRFARNGANLNNTQKELLRSIDKNLSALFLQYGENVLNDTNEFLMELSTEQELAGLPDFVKEAAKQTAKKKNKTGYVFTLQAPSYLAFMTYSTNRDLRQKMFLAYSSRAFKNNKNNNTSTMTDIVKLRHQRARLLGYNNHAYFVLEERMAGTPETVNKFLDELYGYAKPVAEKQIQELLTYAKKQGFTDDKLQRWDYSFYSEKLKKEKFSIDNETLKPYFKLENVIAGAFDVANKLFGLTFKENKSIPIFHSEVKAYEVYDEKGSFIAILYTDFFPREGKRSGAWMTSYREQKKMNEQDVRPHVSLTCNFTRPTDTKPSLLTFDEVTTLFHEFGHCLHGILANTTYQSLSGTNVAWDFVEMPSQVFENWCYEPEVLASFAKHYQTGEVIPQTLVQKIKDASNFMEGYATIRQLSLGLLDMAWHGQFLDKVESITEFEKKAISKTDLFPAVENISISTSFSHIFSGGYSSGYYSYKWAEVLDADAYDLFKEKGIFNKEAANRFKEMLSKGGSEHPMVLYKRFRGQDPSPKALLKRSGLSQ; translated from the coding sequence ATGAACAATCCTCTATTAGAAAACTGGAATACTCCTTTTCAAACTGTTCCTTTCGATAAAATTAAAAATGAACATTTTGTTCCAGCTTTACAATACGCTATTCAAGAAGGAAAAAAAGAAATTGAAAATATAGCCAATAGCTCTGAAACACCTACGTTTGAGAATACTATTGTAGCCTTAGATAATAGTGCTATGCTTGTAGGTAGAGTGGCTGTTATTATGTCAAATCTAAATTCAGCAGAAACTAATCCCGAACTACAAAAAATAACAAAGGAGACATCTCCTATGCTTTCAGAGTTTGAGAATGATGTAATTCTCAATGAAAAGCTCTTTAAGCGAATTAAGCAAGTTTATGACAACAAAGCGAATTTAAAATTGGATAATGAAAGTTCAATGTTGCTTGAAAAAACTTATAAAAGATTTGCAAGAAATGGAGCTAATCTCAATAATACACAAAAAGAATTACTTAGAAGCATTGATAAGAACTTATCCGCTTTATTTTTACAGTATGGTGAGAATGTACTCAACGATACCAATGAATTTTTGATGGAACTCTCCACTGAACAAGAATTGGCTGGTTTACCTGATTTTGTAAAAGAAGCTGCCAAACAAACAGCCAAAAAGAAGAATAAAACAGGTTATGTTTTTACTTTACAGGCACCCAGCTATTTAGCATTTATGACTTACTCTACCAACAGAGATTTGCGTCAAAAAATGTTTTTAGCTTATTCTTCAAGAGCTTTTAAGAATAACAAAAACAACAATACTTCTACAATGACAGATATTGTAAAGTTACGTCATCAAAGAGCAAGGCTTTTAGGATATAACAATCATGCTTATTTTGTATTAGAGGAAAGAATGGCTGGAACACCAGAGACTGTCAATAAATTTTTGGACGAATTATATGGTTATGCAAAACCTGTAGCTGAAAAACAAATTCAAGAATTACTGACATATGCTAAAAAGCAAGGCTTTACAGATGATAAATTACAACGTTGGGATTACTCTTTTTATTCAGAAAAATTAAAAAAGGAAAAGTTCTCTATTGATAATGAAACCTTAAAACCTTATTTCAAATTAGAAAATGTAATTGCAGGGGCTTTTGATGTGGCCAATAAATTATTTGGTCTTACCTTCAAGGAAAATAAATCTATTCCTATTTTTCATTCGGAAGTGAAAGCTTATGAAGTATATGATGAAAAAGGGAGTTTTATAGCTATTTTATACACAGATTTCTTCCCAAGAGAAGGCAAACGTAGTGGAGCTTGGATGACAAGTTATAGAGAGCAGAAGAAAATGAATGAGCAAGATGTTCGTCCTCATGTATCACTTACTTGTAATTTTACTCGTCCTACAGATACCAAACCCTCTTTGCTTACTTTTGATGAAGTAACAACTCTATTTCATGAATTTGGACACTGCTTACATGGAATTTTAGCCAATACGACTTATCAAAGCCTTTCAGGAACAAATGTAGCTTGGGATTTTGTAGAAATGCCTTCACAAGTATTTGAAAATTGGTGTTACGAGCCTGAAGTATTGGCTTCATTTGCAAAGCATTATCAAACAGGTGAAGTGATTCCACAAACTTTGGTACAAAAAATAAAAGATGCTTCTAATTTCATGGAAGGTTATGCAACCATACGTCAATTAAGCCTTGGTTTGTTGGACATGGCTTGGCATGGTCAGTTTTTAGATAAAGTTGAAAGCATTACTGAATTTGAGAAAAAAGCTATTAGTAAAACAGATTTATTCCCTGCTGTAGAAAACATCTCGATTAGTACATCATTTAGTCATATTTTTTCCGGTGGATATTCATCAGGTTATTATAGTTATAAATGGGCAGAGGTATTGGATGCAGATGCCTATGATTTATTTAAAGAAAAAGGTATTTTTAATAAAGAAGCTGCCAATCGCTTCAAGGAAATGCTTTCTAAAGGTGGTAGTGAACATCCTATGGTGTTGTATAAACGTTTTAGAGGTCAAGACCCTAGCCCAAAAGCTCTTTTGAAGCGTAGTGGATTATCTCAATAA